A window of Cloacibacillus sp. An23 contains these coding sequences:
- a CDS encoding TRAP transporter permease encodes MNKLWRLMTEEGKKRKLSGTDAKVVKWIAVAMSLYQLAQATFLTVQPQMHYAIHLTFIMVLCSLIYTRTYSPGPRTTNRIPVEDWIYAVILALAGVYYCSQMDIYLTRMPMVDMLSNLEIVIGILTVVAVIGLTKRCMGFVLPFIGCIFLAYAFFGHLIPGVFYHRKLLAVDILDQLVYTTNGIYSSPIAAAATYVFMFVMFGSFFAASGAGDFFYKFSMAVAGRYAGGAGKVAIITSGLFGMINGSPTANVVTTGSFTIPMMQKAGYDGIFSGAVTAVAATGGGIMPPIMGTAAFLMVEMAGIAYKDIAIAAFVPGVLYYLALLLIVHFRARKFGLVGLNPKELPSVKATLKEGWIFLIPIVILVVMLMRGYTANLAAVVGTVAVIAASWTRKETRMKLPEIIKALEDAAKSSVIVSLSCAVAGCVIAGLMTTGLSGKLASLILSLGGNSTLVALILTAAICTLLGMGMPVAAAYCLTAALCIPSLYELGLQPLEAHMFVVYFATLSAITPPVAVASYAAAGISGANAATVGWQACRIGLVSFAVPFIFVFDPMLMVTPQNFCLRSIFIVVMATIGVIILCSGLEGYLRKQMPMILRILAVLAGLLMIYPEPITSYIGLGISVLIIAQQMLGIKVGGKAN; translated from the coding sequence GTGAATAAACTTTGGAGATTGATGACAGAAGAGGGTAAGAAACGTAAACTGTCCGGCACAGACGCAAAGGTTGTTAAATGGATAGCCGTAGCTATGTCGCTGTACCAGTTGGCGCAGGCGACCTTCCTGACTGTACAGCCGCAGATGCATTACGCGATCCACCTTACGTTTATAATGGTTCTGTGCTCCTTGATTTATACAAGGACATATTCTCCAGGGCCTCGCACCACTAACAGGATACCGGTCGAAGACTGGATATACGCCGTAATTCTTGCGCTCGCCGGCGTTTATTACTGCAGCCAGATGGATATATATCTGACGCGTATGCCGATGGTCGACATGTTGTCGAATCTTGAAATAGTGATCGGTATATTGACCGTCGTAGCCGTTATCGGGCTGACGAAGCGCTGCATGGGATTTGTGCTTCCCTTTATCGGATGCATCTTCCTGGCTTACGCGTTTTTCGGCCACCTTATTCCCGGAGTTTTCTATCATAGAAAGTTGCTCGCCGTCGACATTTTAGACCAGCTCGTCTATACAACGAACGGAATTTACTCGTCGCCGATAGCCGCCGCTGCAACGTACGTGTTCATGTTCGTCATGTTCGGCTCCTTCTTTGCAGCTTCCGGAGCCGGCGACTTCTTCTACAAATTCTCGATGGCTGTTGCCGGACGTTACGCGGGCGGCGCAGGCAAAGTCGCCATCATCACAAGCGGCCTCTTCGGAATGATCAACGGAAGCCCGACGGCCAACGTCGTCACCACAGGTTCGTTCACTATTCCTATGATGCAGAAAGCCGGATATGACGGAATATTCTCCGGCGCTGTAACTGCGGTCGCCGCGACGGGAGGCGGCATTATGCCTCCAATAATGGGTACTGCCGCGTTCCTTATGGTTGAAATGGCCGGTATCGCCTATAAAGACATAGCGATAGCCGCTTTCGTCCCAGGCGTCCTCTATTACCTCGCGCTTCTTCTAATAGTTCACTTCCGCGCCCGTAAATTCGGCCTTGTCGGCCTGAACCCGAAGGAACTTCCTTCCGTTAAAGCGACGCTTAAAGAAGGCTGGATATTCCTTATCCCAATAGTCATCCTCGTCGTTATGCTTATGAGAGGCTACACGGCCAACCTCGCTGCCGTCGTCGGAACAGTGGCGGTCATCGCCGCTTCATGGACGCGCAAAGAGACGCGTATGAAGCTGCCTGAGATTATCAAGGCGCTTGAAGATGCGGCGAAATCCTCCGTCATCGTCTCCCTTTCCTGCGCCGTCGCCGGATGCGTCATAGCTGGACTTATGACGACGGGACTGAGCGGTAAACTTGCGAGCCTGATCCTCAGCCTCGGCGGAAACAGCACGCTTGTCGCGCTTATACTGACCGCCGCGATATGCACCCTGCTCGGTATGGGAATGCCGGTCGCGGCAGCTTACTGCCTTACCGCCGCGCTTTGCATTCCGTCTCTCTATGAACTCGGTCTCCAGCCCCTTGAAGCTCACATGTTCGTCGTCTACTTCGCGACGCTGTCTGCCATTACTCCTCCTGTCGCCGTCGCGTCTTACGCGGCAGCCGGTATATCCGGAGCAAACGCCGCTACCGTCGGATGGCAGGCTTGCCGTATCGGGCTTGTCTCGTTCGCGGTTCCGTTCATCTTCGTGTTCGACCCGATGCTGATGGTGACGCCGCAGAACTTCTGCCTGCGGAGCATATTCATCGTGGTAATGGCGACGATAGGAGTTATCATCCTCTGCTCCGGGCTGGAAGGTTATTTACGCAAACAGATGCCGATGATTCTGAGAATTCTGGCTGTGCTGGCCGGATTGCTGATGATTTATCCTGAACCGATCACGAGCTATATCGGCCTTGGTATTTCCGTGCTGATTATCGCGCAGCAGATGCTCGGAATTAAAGTAGGAGGGAAAGCGAATTGA
- a CDS encoding xanthine dehydrogenase family protein molybdopterin-binding subunit: MNDEKLNVIGLKQSFVDAREKVSGSAKYLDDMEFPGLLIGKILRSPHPHARILSIDTSAAEALPGVKAVITAKDCPKNKFGMEIADVDMLAVDKVRYVGDEVAAVAAETDEIAREALKLIKVEYELLPVVDDPIKAMEKDSPLVHEEKGTNIAREYHIQRGDIEADFASCDYVFEKEFSTHRVSGLYLEPFGAVAQWEANGRLTVWTGLQSAFQGRNEIAKALGIKPTQVTVKAPFIGGGFGAKIWIRNFHPIAAVLAKKTGRPVKILLTRDEEQLTTRPRIAPRMKVKLGMMKDGTMVCKQMTIIADNGAYSWAAPKVLLNLSMRTDCLYRYKSSKCDSYLVYTNLIPTSGFRGYGNSQSHFAVESFIDECCRKIGLDPVEVRLKNCVHKGDVTLHRWNVKSCELSECIRIAAEKIKEGRLPKEDQNGRIKRGIGVACMTHVSGNRGGDKFDGSGAMIRIHEDGEVFIFSGESDMGQGAKTVFAQIASEKLGVPISDITIMPLDTDVCPFGMGTYSSRVTTVGGRAVLMACEKVLDQVLSLAAQMSKRQRDTMYMESGLIKCSRDPSILFTLKEVATKAIRSRAGVPLTAYVTYDPPTEGSDKDFYGDYSSAYSYGAHGVEVEVDTYTGKVKVLRVIAVHDVGKVVNEFGINGQITGGVAQGIGWCLYENMLFKKGYPATNGLHGYTFMTIKDMPAVEGIKIESNDPIGPYGAKGVGEPTLIPTAPAIANAIEDACGVRIRDLPITPEKLYWALHPQDK, from the coding sequence ATGAATGACGAAAAATTGAATGTCATTGGTTTAAAACAAAGTTTTGTTGATGCGCGAGAGAAAGTCAGCGGAAGCGCGAAGTATCTTGACGATATGGAATTTCCCGGCCTGTTGATTGGTAAAATCCTGCGCTCGCCGCATCCGCACGCCAGGATACTGTCGATCGATACTTCGGCGGCTGAGGCGTTGCCGGGCGTTAAGGCGGTAATTACGGCCAAAGATTGTCCCAAAAATAAATTCGGCATGGAAATCGCCGACGTGGACATGCTCGCCGTCGATAAAGTGCGCTACGTCGGAGACGAAGTGGCGGCGGTCGCGGCCGAAACTGACGAAATAGCCCGTGAAGCGCTGAAGCTGATCAAGGTTGAATACGAACTTTTGCCGGTCGTCGACGACCCGATAAAAGCAATGGAAAAAGATTCCCCACTCGTGCATGAAGAGAAGGGGACGAATATAGCCCGCGAGTATCATATTCAGCGCGGCGATATAGAAGCTGATTTCGCTTCGTGCGATTACGTGTTCGAAAAAGAATTCAGCACCCATCGCGTCTCCGGATTGTACCTGGAACCGTTCGGCGCAGTGGCCCAGTGGGAGGCGAACGGCAGACTGACGGTATGGACAGGTCTTCAGTCTGCGTTCCAGGGACGCAACGAAATAGCGAAAGCCCTTGGAATCAAACCCACGCAGGTGACGGTCAAGGCTCCCTTCATTGGAGGCGGATTCGGCGCAAAGATATGGATACGCAACTTCCATCCGATCGCCGCCGTCCTAGCCAAGAAGACCGGACGCCCCGTCAAAATTCTGCTTACCCGTGATGAAGAGCAGCTTACTACAAGACCCAGAATCGCTCCGCGTATGAAAGTGAAACTGGGTATGATGAAAGACGGCACCATGGTCTGCAAGCAGATGACGATCATCGCAGACAACGGGGCATATTCATGGGCGGCTCCGAAGGTCCTGCTGAATTTGTCGATGCGTACAGATTGCCTTTACAGGTATAAGTCCAGCAAATGCGACTCTTATCTCGTATACACCAATTTAATCCCGACCAGCGGATTCCGCGGTTACGGGAACAGCCAGAGCCACTTCGCAGTCGAATCTTTTATAGACGAGTGCTGCCGGAAAATCGGCCTTGATCCTGTGGAAGTCCGTCTTAAGAACTGCGTGCATAAAGGCGACGTCACTCTGCACCGCTGGAACGTGAAGAGTTGCGAACTGTCCGAGTGCATCAGAATCGCTGCTGAAAAGATCAAAGAAGGAAGACTTCCCAAAGAAGATCAGAACGGCAGGATAAAGCGCGGAATCGGCGTCGCATGTATGACCCACGTTTCCGGCAACCGCGGAGGAGACAAATTCGACGGTTCTGGTGCGATGATAAGAATTCACGAGGACGGCGAAGTCTTCATATTCTCCGGTGAGTCGGATATGGGGCAGGGCGCAAAGACGGTGTTCGCGCAGATCGCCTCGGAAAAGCTCGGAGTTCCCATCAGCGACATCACAATAATGCCGCTCGATACTGATGTCTGTCCTTTTGGTATGGGTACTTACTCAAGCCGCGTTACCACTGTTGGTGGAAGAGCCGTACTCATGGCCTGTGAAAAAGTCCTTGATCAGGTTCTGTCTCTTGCGGCCCAAATGAGCAAGCGTCAGCGCGACACCATGTATATGGAAAGTGGGCTTATTAAATGCAGCCGCGATCCGTCCATCCTGTTCACGCTTAAGGAAGTCGCTACGAAAGCTATCAGAAGCCGCGCCGGCGTGCCTCTTACCGCGTACGTGACTTATGATCCTCCGACGGAAGGCAGCGATAAGGATTTCTACGGAGACTATTCAAGCGCTTACAGCTACGGCGCGCACGGGGTAGAAGTGGAAGTAGACACTTATACGGGCAAGGTGAAAGTCCTCCGCGTGATTGCTGTGCATGATGTCGGAAAAGTCGTCAACGAATTTGGCATAAACGGACAGATTACAGGCGGAGTTGCGCAGGGAATCGGCTGGTGCTTGTATGAGAATATGCTTTTCAAGAAAGGTTATCCGGCGACGAATGGTCTGCACGGCTATACCTTTATGACAATTAAAGATATGCCCGCGGTAGAAGGCATCAAAATAGAAAGCAACGACCCTATTGGACCGTACGGCGCAAAGGGCGTCGGAGAACCTACGCTGATACCGACGGCTCCTGCTATCGCAAACGCTATTGAAGACGCATGCGGCGTGCGAATCAGGGATCTTCCCATTACTCCTGAGAAGTTATACTGGGCGTTGCATCCGCAGGATAAATAA